Proteins co-encoded in one Symmachiella macrocystis genomic window:
- a CDS encoding type III secretion system chaperone gives MRQIFIRLTTTVCVATALLCTATSTPAADDLFSSDSLKQVFNPAPPQTATPPSPPEQTPVQPVPPQQPPTQTQPQSRALEPAEIPNFLMLMGYQSEDLGDGVFKTTLKKGEWNLPYAFVISPNKAQFWVTLSLNTLQEGVSIPAEKMQKMLNFNHQYGPIHFAYSEKTRRIYVCRALENDGLNPAEVKQVIETLADLAINNEDLWNHTKWQTAQQPQTQQRQVQQQTPQAPVQPQSTPAHVGTWRSTAPDNSTFQLTLNADGSFVLYHVHDSKTDKSVGRYTLAGNNLTLLMSETDKLEAYFTWYNNGTWRFLMKDAQPGAQGLLFAKA, from the coding sequence ATGCGACAAATTTTCATTCGACTGACGACCACCGTTTGCGTTGCCACAGCCCTGTTGTGCACGGCGACATCAACTCCCGCAGCGGACGACCTGTTTTCTTCCGACAGCTTGAAACAAGTCTTCAATCCCGCGCCACCACAAACCGCAACACCACCAAGTCCGCCGGAACAAACTCCGGTGCAACCCGTACCCCCGCAACAACCACCCACCCAAACGCAACCACAAAGCCGGGCGTTGGAACCTGCGGAAATCCCGAATTTCCTGATGCTGATGGGGTATCAATCCGAGGATCTGGGCGACGGGGTCTTCAAGACCACCTTGAAAAAAGGGGAATGGAACCTGCCTTACGCATTCGTAATCAGCCCCAACAAGGCCCAATTTTGGGTCACCCTGTCGCTGAACACGCTGCAAGAAGGCGTATCGATTCCTGCTGAAAAAATGCAGAAGATGTTGAATTTTAACCATCAATACGGCCCGATTCACTTTGCCTACAGCGAAAAGACCCGGCGGATTTACGTTTGCCGAGCCTTGGAAAACGACGGCCTGAATCCGGCGGAAGTGAAGCAAGTCATCGAAACCTTGGCTGACTTGGCGATCAACAACGAAGACTTGTGGAACCACACGAAATGGCAAACGGCCCAACAGCCGCAGACGCAACAACGGCAGGTTCAACAACAAACGCCGCAAGCCCCGGTTCAACCGCAATCGACACCGGCACACGTTGGCACATGGCGGTCGACCGCACCGGATAATTCGACGTTTCAGCTGACCCTAAACGCCGACGGGAGCTTTGTGCTCTACCACGTGCATGATTCGAAGACCGACAAGTCCGTTGGCCGCTACACGTTGGCTGGAAACAATCTGACGTTGCTGATGAGCGAAACGGACAAGTTGGAAGCTTATTTCACTTGGTACAACAACGGCACATGGCGATTCCTGATGAAAGACGCTCAACCGGGTGCCCAGGGACTGCTGTTCGCCAAAGCGTAA
- a CDS encoding leucine-rich repeat domain-containing protein — protein sequence MTASAIQSRLPRTGTFLFMAVVLLIGGGALTVWLPYHRNQTAVAEIERLHGTTYEVVVRPAWIPGVVPDRSLEIFHRVRDVDFSYFPIRDASLEHLQELPHLETLSLENTHISDAGLNRLQGLPQLEGLSLAETQISDAGLKYLSGLPHLEVLNLTNTRVSDVGLERLCGTTNFFSLNLSDTQISNAGLAHLRGQTNLDGLYLSNTRVDDGGLKELGKLTNLQRLTLNNTQVSDVGLEHLRRLTNLVDLHVEKTHVTQAGINELQKVLPVCNIRWTPPAE from the coding sequence ATGACCGCCTCCGCCATCCAAAGCCGACTGCCGCGCACGGGCACGTTTTTGTTCATGGCCGTGGTGTTACTAATCGGTGGGGGAGCGTTGACGGTTTGGTTACCGTATCACCGCAATCAAACGGCGGTCGCAGAGATTGAACGACTCCACGGAACCACTTATGAGGTGGTTGTTCGACCTGCCTGGATACCGGGAGTAGTGCCTGATCGGTCTTTGGAAATTTTCCACCGAGTCAGAGACGTGGATTTCAGCTATTTCCCTATTCGTGATGCGAGTCTTGAGCATCTACAAGAGCTGCCACACCTTGAGACATTATCCCTTGAGAATACACATATCAGCGATGCGGGGCTCAATCGTCTGCAGGGGTTGCCCCAGCTTGAAGGACTTTCACTTGCAGAGACTCAAATCAGCGATGCCGGTCTTAAGTATCTTAGTGGACTGCCTCACCTTGAGGTCCTCAATCTCACAAACACTCGGGTCAGCGATGTGGGGCTTGAGCGACTTTGCGGGACGACTAATTTTTTTAGCCTTAATCTTAGCGATACTCAAATCAGCAATGCAGGGCTTGCGCATCTTCGCGGGCAGACGAACCTTGATGGTTTGTACCTCAGCAACACTCGCGTCGATGATGGCGGTCTCAAGGAACTCGGCAAGCTGACCAACTTGCAACGCTTAACACTGAATAACACCCAAGTTAGTGATGTCGGACTTGAGCATCTTCGCAGGTTGACCAACCTTGTAGACCTGCACGTTGAAAAAACTCATGTCACGCAAGCCGGGATCAATGAACTTCAAAAAGTCCTACCCGTCTGTAACATCCGTTGGACGCCCCCAGCGGAATAA
- a CDS encoding leucine-rich repeat domain-containing protein → MTESTPKRRLPRKRVILLIVVLLSVGGAALAVWWPYHCEQVAIAEIDKLGGFTRSAIVRPRWIPEAVDDGYLLHFERIDAINLTGPLVGDAELEQFSRLTNLQILILNNTQVGDAGLEQLRKRKKIWDLSLDQTQVTDAGLEHLRELTNLQWLSLKNTQVSDAGLEHLQGLTKLQLLSLDDTQVTGTGLTHLSGLNNLVAVSLKNTQVGDIGVESLCKLTTLRYLSVSNTQVTQDGYWKLRLSLHGCDLRWTPPAE, encoded by the coding sequence ATGACCGAATCCACCCCCAAACGCCGACTGCCGCGCAAACGCGTAATTCTGCTCATCGTCGTGCTGTTGTCGGTGGGGGGGGCCGCTCTGGCTGTTTGGTGGCCGTATCATTGCGAACAAGTGGCAATCGCTGAAATTGATAAACTGGGGGGATTCACACGCTCAGCTATTGTGCGTCCCCGCTGGATTCCTGAGGCAGTCGATGATGGATATTTGCTCCACTTCGAGCGAATCGACGCAATCAATTTGACCGGTCCCCTAGTCGGTGATGCTGAGCTTGAGCAATTTAGCAGATTGACCAACCTGCAGATTCTGATTCTCAACAACACACAAGTCGGCGACGCGGGGCTTGAGCAACTGCGAAAACGGAAAAAGATTTGGGACCTCTCACTGGATCAGACCCAAGTCACTGATGCCGGGCTTGAGCACCTGCGGGAGTTGACCAACCTGCAATGGCTGAGCCTGAAAAACACGCAAGTGTCTGACGCCGGACTTGAGCATCTGCAAGGTCTCACCAAACTTCAACTCCTCTCGCTGGATGATACTCAGGTCACTGGTACAGGACTTACGCATCTCAGCGGATTGAACAATCTTGTGGCCGTCTCGCTGAAAAACACACAAGTCGGCGACATCGGGGTCGAGTCGCTCTGTAAACTGACGACCCTCAGATACCTCTCTGTCAGCAACACTCAAGTCACGCAAGATGGATACTGGAAACTACGGTTATCCCTGCACGGTTGTGACCTTCGTTGGACGCCCCCAGCGGAATAA